A single region of the Sorghum bicolor cultivar BTx623 chromosome 9, Sorghum_bicolor_NCBIv3, whole genome shotgun sequence genome encodes:
- the LOC8074616 gene encoding probable sodium/metabolite cotransporter BASS4, chloroplastic isoform X1, with product MVSYHPSLSLLRPSVLTARASVIGRCSTPNAFVSIPVVSAAPLRLRPLLRAAAGGAASPVGGNGGKRAVPPSALLINFARSNFLPLALISGVILGLLDPTLGCLAHEYSLSKFSTFGIFVMSGLTLRTKELGTALEAWPAALYGLGSILLLTPFVSQFIMQVQFFPREFITGLAIFCCMPTTLSSGVILTQLVGGNSALALAMTVSSNLLGIIIVPLSLARYIGTGAGVSLPTEKLFRSLVTRLLIPLIIGKVAREASKGIADFVDRNQQGFSVGNAVLLSLVPWIQISRSRSLILSVQVEAFAAAITVGVLIHLALLAFNIAMLHILSRLGKKGDSVFAKKEYTRAVILVSSQKTLPVMITVVEQLGGALGESGLLVIPCVFAHINQIIVDSIIVNWWRRRDQQNK from the exons ATGGTATCCTACCATCCTTCCCTGTCTCTGCTCCGCCCATCCGTCCTCACCGCCCGGGCCAGCGTCATCGGCCGGTGCTCCACACCCAACGCCTTCGTGTCCATCCCCGTCGTCTCTGCGGCGCCCCTTCGCCTGCGGCCTCTgctgcgcgccgccgccggtggaGCAGCCTCGCCG GTCGGTGGTAATGGAGGCAAACGCGCTGTTCCGCCTTCCGCGCTGCTCATCAACTTCGCGCGTAGCAACTTCCTCCCGCTTG CTCTCATTAGTGGGGTCATACTCGGTCTCCTAGATCCTActcttggatgccttgctcaCGAATACTCCCTGTCGAAGTTCAGCACTTTTGGGATATTCGTTATGTCAG GACTGACCCTGCGAACTAAGGAGCTTGGTACAGCATTAGAAGCTTGGCCTGCTGCATTATATGGACTA GGATCTATTTTGCTGCTTACACCCTTTGTTTCTCAATTTATCATGCAAGTTCAGTTCTTCCCTCGTGAATTTATCACTG GATTAGCTATATTTTGCTGCATGCCAACAACATTATCAAGTGGAGTCATACTAACACAG CTTGTTGGTGGTAATTCTGCACTAGCTCTTGCAATGACAGTTTCATCCAATTTACTTGGCATTATAATT GTACCTCTTTCTCTTGCAAGATACATTGGCACTGGAGCTGGTGTGTCTTTGCCTACTGAGAAGTTATTTAGAAGTCTGGTCACCAGACTTCTAATCCCTCTTATTATAGGGAAG GTTGCTCGAGAAGCCTCAAAAG GTATTGCTGATTTTGTTGATAGAAACCAACAAGGATTTTCAGTTGGAAATGCAGTTCTTCTCAGCCTA GTCCCATGGATTCAAATAAGTAGATCAAGATCACTAATCTTATCtgttcaagtggaagcttttGCTGCTGCTATTACTGTTGGAGT GCTTATACATCTTGCACTGTTGGCTTTCAACATTGCAATGTTGCATATCTTGTCACGTCTTGGAAAGAAAGGGGATTCAGTCTTTGCAAAGAAAGAGTACACACGAGCTGTCATTTTGGTGTCCAGTCAG AAAACATTGCCAGTGATGATAACTGTGGTTGAGCAGCTTGGAGGAGCCCTCGGGGAGTCGGGACTTCTAGTCATCCCTTGTGTTTTTGCACACATTAACCAG ATCATTGTCGATTCTATCATAGTAAATTGGTGGCGCAGGAGGGATCAACAAAATAAGTAA
- the LOC8074616 gene encoding probable sodium/metabolite cotransporter BASS4, chloroplastic isoform X2, whose product MSGLTLRTKELGTALEAWPAALYGLGSILLLTPFVSQFIMQVQFFPREFITGLAIFCCMPTTLSSGVILTQLVGGNSALALAMTVSSNLLGIIIVPLSLARYIGTGAGVSLPTEKLFRSLVTRLLIPLIIGKVAREASKGIADFVDRNQQGFSVGNAVLLSLVPWIQISRSRSLILSVQVEAFAAAITVGVLIHLALLAFNIAMLHILSRLGKKGDSVFAKKEYTRAVILVSSQKTLPVMITVVEQLGGALGESGLLVIPCVFAHINQIIVDSIIVNWWRRRDQQNK is encoded by the exons ATGTCAG GACTGACCCTGCGAACTAAGGAGCTTGGTACAGCATTAGAAGCTTGGCCTGCTGCATTATATGGACTA GGATCTATTTTGCTGCTTACACCCTTTGTTTCTCAATTTATCATGCAAGTTCAGTTCTTCCCTCGTGAATTTATCACTG GATTAGCTATATTTTGCTGCATGCCAACAACATTATCAAGTGGAGTCATACTAACACAG CTTGTTGGTGGTAATTCTGCACTAGCTCTTGCAATGACAGTTTCATCCAATTTACTTGGCATTATAATT GTACCTCTTTCTCTTGCAAGATACATTGGCACTGGAGCTGGTGTGTCTTTGCCTACTGAGAAGTTATTTAGAAGTCTGGTCACCAGACTTCTAATCCCTCTTATTATAGGGAAG GTTGCTCGAGAAGCCTCAAAAG GTATTGCTGATTTTGTTGATAGAAACCAACAAGGATTTTCAGTTGGAAATGCAGTTCTTCTCAGCCTA GTCCCATGGATTCAAATAAGTAGATCAAGATCACTAATCTTATCtgttcaagtggaagcttttGCTGCTGCTATTACTGTTGGAGT GCTTATACATCTTGCACTGTTGGCTTTCAACATTGCAATGTTGCATATCTTGTCACGTCTTGGAAAGAAAGGGGATTCAGTCTTTGCAAAGAAAGAGTACACACGAGCTGTCATTTTGGTGTCCAGTCAG AAAACATTGCCAGTGATGATAACTGTGGTTGAGCAGCTTGGAGGAGCCCTCGGGGAGTCGGGACTTCTAGTCATCCCTTGTGTTTTTGCACACATTAACCAG ATCATTGTCGATTCTATCATAGTAAATTGGTGGCGCAGGAGGGATCAACAAAATAAGTAA
- the LOC8064692 gene encoding 60S ribosomal protein L13-2 yields the protein MVKHNNVIPNGHFKKHWQNYVKTWFNQPARKQRRRIARQKKAVKIFPRPTAGPLRPIVQCQTLKYNMKSRAGRGFTLEELKAAGIPKKLAPTIGISVDHRRKNKSLEGLQANVQRLKTYKAKLVIFPRRARKVKAGDSTAEELATATQVQGDYMPITRGEKRSVEVVKVTEEMKSFAAYGKLRLERMNKKHLGARQKKAAEAEKEEKK from the exons ATGGTGAAGCACAACAACGTTATCCCCAACGGGCACTTCAAAAAGCACTGGCAGAACTATGTCAAGACATGGTTCAACCAGCCTGCCCGCAAGCAAAGGCGACGCATTG CTCGTCAAAAGAAGGCTGTGAAGATATTCCCTCGCCCAACTGCTGGCCCTCTTCGCCCCATTGTGCAATGCCAGACTCTCAAGTACAACATGAAGTCAAGGGCTGGCAGAGGCTTTACCCTTGAGGAGCTGAAG GCTGCAGGCATTCCAAAGAAGCTTGCTCCGACCATTGGCATTTCTGTAGATCACCGCCGCAAGAACAAATCCCTTGAGGGGCTGCAGGCTAATGTCCAGAGGCTTAAGACATACAAGGCCAAGCTGGTTATCTTCCCAAGGCGTGCTCGCAAGGTCAAG GCTGGCGACTCCACTGCGGAGGAGCTTGCCACTGCCACCCAGGTCCAGGGTGACTACATGCCTATTACTCGTGGTGAGAAGCGTTCAGTTGAGGTTGTGAAGGTTACTGAGGAGATGAAGTCATTTGCGGCCTACGGCAAACTCCGTCTTGAGCGGATGAACAAGAAACACCTCGGTGCACGCCAGAAGAAGGCGGCTGAGGCAGAGAAGGAAGAGAAGAAGTGA
- the LOC110430496 gene encoding uncharacterized protein LOC110430496: MDRIGCSPPPPAQSSSSLLPPPSSSSSSSATSLTLRPYLGFLRTSTSLPVTDLAAAAATTAAAVEAPSSTPLCSVELGMHMFQDLRFSHHTVQKMHEACSKLLLLLEILILLFS; the protein is encoded by the exons ATGGATCGAATTGG CTGCTCACCGCCGCCCCCTGcccagtcgtcgtcgtcgctgctgCCGCCACcgtcctcctcatcctcctcctccgccactTCCCTCACACTACGGCCTTATCTTGGATTCCTGCGCACGAGTACCTCCCTGCCCGTCACAGAtctggcggcggcagcggcgacgacggcggcggcggtggaggctCCATCCTCGACACCTCTCTGCTCGGTGGAG CTTGGCATGCATATGTTCCAAGACTTGAGATTCTCACACCATACTGTTCAAAAGATGCATGAGGCTTGCTCAAAGCTGCTATtgctattagagattttgatccTGTTATTTTCCTAA